In Sphingobacteriaceae bacterium, one genomic interval encodes:
- a CDS encoding DNA starvation/stationary phase protection protein: MNNSNRIGIDNNKAKHLAEKLNELLANYSIFYQNTRGYHWNIKGEKFFELHLKFEELYNDLLLKIDEVAERILTLGHTPKHNYADYRATSKIKESAQVSDGIKAVEDILASFQIIIILQRELLAISADADDEGTNALMSDYIRLQEKLVWMYSSFLNK; this comes from the coding sequence ATGAACAATTCAAATCGAATCGGAATCGACAACAATAAAGCAAAACATTTAGCAGAAAAACTAAATGAACTTTTAGCAAATTATTCTATCTTTTACCAAAACACTCGTGGTTACCATTGGAATATAAAAGGTGAGAAATTCTTTGAACTACATTTGAAATTTGAAGAATTATATAATGACTTGCTTTTAAAAATAGACGAAGTTGCAGAACGTATATTGACATTAGGTCATACGCCAAAACATAATTATGCGGATTATCGCGCAACTTCAAAAATAAAAGAGAGTGCACAAGTGAGTGATGGCATAAAAGCCGTTGAAGACATTTTAGCTTCCTTTCAAATAATCATTATACTTCAACGAGAACTGCTTGCGATTTCGGCTGACGCAGATGATGAAGGAACGAATGCTTTAATGAGTGATTATATTCGCTTACAAGAAAAATTGGTTTGGATGTATTCTTCCTTTTTAAATAAATAA
- the katG gene encoding catalase/peroxidase HPI, with the protein MENSKKGKCPFHHGANTETHNSVMDKWPNALNLDILHQHDTKTNPLGVSFNYAEEFKKLDLEALKNDLKKLMTESQDWWPADWGHYGGLMVRMAWHSAGTYRLADGRGGANTGNQRFAPLNSWPDNVNLDKARRLLWPIKKKYGNKFSWADLFILAGNMAYESMGFKTFGFAGGREDIWHPEKDIYWGGEKEWLAKSRYSNSTESESLENPLAAVQMGLIYVNPEGVDGKPDPLKTAKDVRTTFKRMAMNDEETVALTAGGHTIGKAHGNGDASILGSNPEGADLETQGFGWMNPKGKGNAEDTVSSGLEGAWTTTPDKWNHTYFHLLLNYEWELKKSPAGAWQWEPINIKEEDKPLDAHVKGKRRNPMMTDADMAMKIDPEYKKISEKFYKDPKYFEEVFARAWFKLTHRDLGPKSRYLGADAPKVDLIWQDPIPTVDYKLTDSEIEELKTKLLNCGLSRTELINTAWDSARTFRGSDYRGGANGARIRLTPQKDWEGNEPKRLEKVLNKLTEIQNGLSKKVSIADLIVLGGSAAIEKAAQDAGVKIKVPFNDGRGDATQEMTDAESFSVLEPIHDGYRNWLKKDYTVKPEELLLDRTQLMGLTAPEMTSLIGGMRVLGTNYGGTKHGVFTDKEGVLSNDFFVNITDMNYSWKPVSDNLYNIVDRKSGTIKWTATRVDLVFGSNSILRSYSEVYAQDDNKEKFVTDFVKAWTKIMNADRYDLKK; encoded by the coding sequence ATGGAAAATTCAAAAAAAGGAAAATGCCCATTTCATCATGGCGCAAATACAGAAACGCATAATTCTGTGATGGACAAATGGCCAAATGCGCTTAATCTTGATATTTTACATCAGCACGACACAAAGACAAATCCCTTAGGAGTAAGTTTTAATTATGCTGAGGAATTCAAAAAACTTGATCTTGAAGCGTTAAAGAACGATCTTAAAAAACTAATGACAGAAAGCCAAGACTGGTGGCCGGCTGATTGGGGGCATTACGGAGGATTGATGGTTCGTATGGCTTGGCATTCAGCAGGAACATATCGTTTAGCAGACGGACGTGGTGGTGCAAATACGGGCAATCAACGCTTCGCGCCACTTAACAGTTGGCCTGACAATGTGAACCTCGATAAGGCGCGCAGGCTTTTGTGGCCTATAAAGAAAAAATACGGCAACAAATTCTCTTGGGCTGACCTTTTCATTTTAGCCGGTAATATGGCTTATGAATCGATGGGATTCAAAACATTTGGTTTCGCTGGTGGACGTGAGGATATTTGGCATCCTGAAAAAGATATTTACTGGGGTGGAGAAAAAGAATGGCTTGCAAAATCTCGTTATTCAAATAGCACAGAAAGCGAATCACTTGAAAATCCATTGGCTGCAGTGCAAATGGGATTAATTTATGTGAACCCGGAAGGTGTTGATGGCAAACCAGATCCTTTAAAAACTGCCAAAGACGTTAGAACAACATTTAAACGCATGGCCATGAATGATGAAGAAACAGTTGCGTTAACTGCCGGTGGCCACACCATTGGTAAAGCACATGGTAACGGCGACGCTTCTATTTTAGGTTCAAATCCTGAAGGTGCAGATTTAGAAACTCAAGGTTTTGGTTGGATGAATCCCAAAGGGAAAGGCAATGCAGAAGATACAGTTTCAAGTGGTTTGGAAGGAGCATGGACTACAACTCCTGATAAATGGAACCACACTTACTTCCACTTATTGTTGAATTATGAATGGGAATTGAAAAAGAGTCCTGCCGGTGCATGGCAGTGGGAACCTATCAACATCAAAGAAGAGGATAAACCATTGGATGCACATGTTAAAGGAAAAAGAAGAAATCCAATGATGACAGATGCCGACATGGCAATGAAAATAGATCCTGAGTATAAAAAAATCTCTGAGAAATTTTATAAAGACCCTAAATATTTTGAAGAAGTTTTTGCAAGGGCCTGGTTTAAATTAACGCACCGTGACTTGGGCCCGAAAAGCCGTTATCTTGGTGCTGATGCTCCAAAAGTAGATTTAATTTGGCAAGACCCAATTCCAACCGTTGATTACAAATTAACTGATTCAGAAATTGAAGAATTAAAAACAAAACTTCTGAATTGTGGTTTAAGCAGAACAGAACTAATTAATACAGCATGGGACAGCGCAAGAACTTTCCGAGGTTCTGACTACAGAGGTGGTGCAAATGGTGCAAGAATTCGCTTAACTCCTCAAAAAGACTGGGAAGGAAATGAACCAAAACGATTAGAAAAAGTTCTTAATAAACTAACAGAAATCCAAAATGGATTAAGTAAAAAAGTAAGCATCGCTGATTTAATTGTATTAGGTGGAAGTGCCGCAATTGAAAAGGCAGCTCAAGATGCCGGTGTAAAGATTAAAGTGCCTTTTAATGATGGGCGCGGAGACGCAACTCAAGAAATGACAGATGCGGAATCATTCTCAGTGCTTGAACCAATTCATGATGGTTACAGAAATTGGCTTAAAAAAGACTATACCGTTAAACCTGAAGAATTACTTCTTGACAGAACACAACTCATGGGTTTGACTGCTCCCGAAATGACCTCATTAATTGGCGGTATGCGTGTTTTAGGAACAAATTATGGCGGAACGAAACACGGTGTTTTCACAGACAAAGAAGGTGTATTAAGCAACGACTTTTTTGTAAATATTACCGATATGAATTATTCCTGGAAACCTGTTTCTGATAACCTATACAATATCGTTGACAGAAAAAGCGGAACAATCAAATGGACTGCTACAAGAGTTGATTTAGTATTTGGTTCTAATTCAATTTTAAGATCTTATTCAGAGGTTTATGCACAAGACGACAACAAAGAAAAATTTGTAACCGACTTTGTAAAAGCATGGACAAAAATCATGAATGCAGACCGTTATGATTTGAAAAAGTAA
- a CDS encoding redoxin domain-containing protein: MISKIIVNNKNTLLLTIFILQLQILTGQSSLADSVINSYHKFKAFNYNLKRLYFSSSDNICDTFYSEIFVRKIKGDIHYLIDYKKRFIAVRNTKHFGYNDLPDKKFTNYKLLNYDFYPIEAKLKPHFIFNPNEFRDILNNKSSLIINRKNFKDFILIETVDTLRYFNQDSSTMIKSNLNKYYISKKDYRIFKTSNHPTTINHVGESHDSIVYYFSYKNSKKNEIIKTIENFIPYNSSVKNNKQLKPNIEYFPEFSGKDTSSILISSKDIKSKFVLVEFWYKGCSPCIANMKNLQKIRNSISEADLQIIAYNEDDPINKQTISIVKKINNSIKFLFNYKNLTKAIPVEFFPTTYIYRNTDRKIIYYDVGGGSDYTQNVIQIIKEQL, from the coding sequence ATGATTTCAAAAATTATAGTCAACAATAAAAATACTTTATTGTTGACTATTTTTATACTGCAATTACAAATATTGACTGGTCAATCATCGTTGGCTGACTCTGTCATTAATTCCTATCATAAATTTAAAGCTTTTAACTACAATTTAAAACGACTTTATTTTTCAAGTTCGGATAATATTTGTGACACCTTTTATAGTGAAATTTTTGTAAGAAAAATAAAAGGAGATATTCATTATTTAATCGATTACAAAAAAAGATTTATTGCGGTAAGAAATACAAAACACTTTGGATATAACGATTTACCAGATAAAAAATTCACGAATTATAAGTTACTTAATTATGATTTTTATCCAATTGAAGCTAAACTAAAACCACATTTTATCTTTAACCCTAATGAATTTAGAGATATTCTAAATAACAAAAGCAGCTTAATAATAAATAGGAAAAATTTCAAAGACTTTATACTTATTGAAACTGTAGATACTCTACGATATTTCAATCAGGATAGTTCGACAATGATAAAATCGAATTTAAATAAGTATTATATTTCAAAAAAAGATTATAGAATTTTTAAAACGTCAAATCATCCAACTACTATAAATCACGTTGGTGAATCCCATGACTCAATTGTTTATTATTTTAGTTACAAAAACTCCAAAAAAAATGAAATAATAAAAACAATAGAAAATTTCATTCCATATAACAGCTCGGTTAAAAATAATAAACAATTGAAGCCGAACATTGAATACTTCCCTGAATTTTCAGGTAAAGACACTTCAAGTATTTTAATATCATCTAAAGACATTAAGTCCAAATTTGTCCTTGTTGAATTTTGGTACAAAGGATGCTCACCTTGTATAGCGAACATGAAGAATTTGCAAAAAATAAGAAATTCAATTTCTGAAGCCGACTTACAAATAATTGCTTATAATGAAGATGACCCAATAAATAAACAAACAATTTCTATAGTTAAAAAAATAAATAATTCGATTAAATTTCTGTTTAACTATAAAAATTTAACAAAAGCTATACCTGTTGAGTTTTTTCCAACAACATATATTTATAGAAATACTGACCGAAAAATTATTTATTACGATGTTGGAGGCGGTTCTGATTATACTCAAAATGTAATTCAAATTATAAAAGAACAGCTATAG
- a CDS encoding MFS transporter has protein sequence MSGKEIRLVLLLAFIQFTGIVDFMIMMPLKPLLTAEWGVTPKEFGVLVFSYGFGAFISSLIFVNKVDLYDRKKVLLLIYTGFTICTFLCSVSTSYAFLLTARFATGLFGGIASSVIQSIVGDAIHPSKRGQAMGVLMTGFSLASVVGVPGGLYLASAYTWSTPFLVLSFICFVVWLGVIFIVPNFTNHLATATKMSLVKLLKNLLSDANKIKALLLTFTIVCSHFLIIPFLTDYFTANLKFDFRSTVPLVYVVGGLLSAFISPLVGKLSDKYGRQIVITILTFLSLIPILGITNLYTSSVFVLLSVTATFFIFSGTRMIINLAHVTSTVEPKQRGAFLIINSSIQQFGTSMSSLIGGFIVMQNADGTLVGYKYLGYGAVILAFIALFLFGKVKAVE, from the coding sequence ATGAGCGGAAAAGAAATACGATTAGTGCTGTTACTTGCTTTCATTCAGTTTACCGGTATTGTTGATTTTATGATTATGATGCCCTTAAAACCTTTATTAACGGCAGAGTGGGGCGTAACACCAAAAGAATTTGGCGTGCTTGTATTTTCTTACGGATTTGGCGCATTTATTTCATCTTTGATTTTTGTAAATAAAGTGGATTTGTATGACCGTAAAAAAGTTTTACTTTTAATTTATACCGGGTTTACCATTTGTACTTTTCTCTGCAGTGTTTCTACTAGCTATGCATTTTTATTAACTGCCCGATTTGCTACCGGTTTATTTGGCGGTATTGCCAGCTCTGTTATCCAATCTATTGTGGGCGACGCTATCCATCCATCTAAACGCGGACAAGCCATGGGGGTATTAATGACAGGTTTTTCTCTAGCCAGTGTTGTGGGTGTGCCCGGAGGTTTGTACTTGGCTTCTGCTTACACCTGGAGTACACCATTTCTGGTTTTGTCTTTCATCTGTTTTGTGGTTTGGTTGGGTGTAATTTTTATTGTACCCAATTTTACCAATCATCTGGCTACGGCAACAAAAATGAGTTTGGTTAAATTATTGAAAAACTTATTGTCAGATGCGAACAAAATAAAAGCACTGCTTCTTACTTTCACTATTGTTTGTTCTCATTTCTTAATCATTCCTTTTTTAACGGATTATTTTACGGCTAATTTAAAATTTGATTTCAGAAGCACAGTTCCCTTAGTTTATGTGGTTGGTGGCTTGTTAAGTGCTTTTATTTCTCCGCTGGTTGGGAAACTGAGTGATAAGTACGGCCGACAAATTGTAATTACCATTCTTACTTTTTTAAGTTTGATACCAATTTTAGGAATAACAAACCTGTATACTTCTTCTGTTTTTGTTTTGCTTAGTGTAACGGCCACCTTCTTTATTTTTAGTGGCACAAGAATGATTATCAATTTAGCGCATGTTACATCTACAGTAGAACCCAAACAACGTGGCGCTTTTTTAATTATCAATTCATCCATCCAACAATTTGGAACATCTATGTCATCCTTAATAGGCGGATTTATTGTTATGCAAAATGCAGATGGCACTTTGGTAGGATACAAATACCTTGGCTACGGTGCAGTAATTTTGGCATTTATTGCCCTGTTCTTATTTGGGAAAGTGAAGGCGGTGGAGTAA
- a CDS encoding FkbM family methyltransferase produces the protein MNQILKSFYRIIPFKREIYSVLKIFWRPKESVYKHLYFKQAFQVKINHTKKFKIHNGYQLENEIFWEGLTGKWEKESIKLWMRLCEFSNHIYDIGANTGIYALIAKTINPNAKVYAFEPQPLFFKLLQKNIELNNYDIKAYRNAVSNLDGNIVIEDYLIENHTINVEALQLDSFVQKNNLKSIDLLKIDVEAHEPQVLEGFMKNLAQFKPTFLIEVLNEAVADYIYHAVNKYEYLYFNIDENKGIRQTKKIEKSDYLNYLLCSKETAKKLGLTIDP, from the coding sequence TTGAATCAAATACTAAAATCTTTTTACAGAATAATCCCATTTAAAAGGGAGATCTATAGCGTATTAAAGATTTTTTGGCGACCAAAAGAATCGGTTTATAAGCATCTTTATTTTAAGCAAGCTTTTCAGGTAAAAATTAATCACACTAAAAAATTTAAAATTCACAACGGTTATCAATTAGAGAATGAAATTTTTTGGGAAGGATTAACCGGAAAGTGGGAAAAAGAATCCATTAAGCTTTGGATGCGTTTATGCGAGTTTTCAAATCACATATACGACATAGGAGCAAACACCGGAATATACGCCTTGATTGCTAAAACAATTAATCCCAATGCGAAAGTTTATGCTTTTGAACCTCAGCCCTTGTTTTTTAAATTGCTGCAAAAAAATATTGAACTTAATAACTACGATATTAAAGCTTATAGAAATGCTGTTTCAAACCTTGATGGTAATATTGTTATTGAAGATTATTTAATAGAAAATCACACAATAAATGTAGAAGCCTTACAATTAGACAGCTTCGTTCAGAAAAATAATTTGAAAAGCATTGATTTATTGAAAATAGACGTTGAGGCACATGAGCCTCAAGTATTAGAAGGGTTTATGAAGAACTTAGCTCAATTTAAACCCACTTTTTTGATTGAAGTTTTGAATGAAGCGGTGGCAGATTATATATACCATGCGGTAAATAAATACGAGTATTTGTATTTCAATATTGATGAGAACAAGGGAATTCGGCAAACAAAGAAAATTGAAAAGAGTGATTATTTAAACTATCTGTTATGTAGTAAAGAAACAGCAAAAAAATTAGGACTGACTATTGACCCGTAG
- a CDS encoding fibronectin type III domain-containing protein: MRLFCLYIFLFSLTFSIFAQNFEVRFFVKKDSVLFRLLPNSKADLDKYTEWPIQISRIDKNGNEKILLDKFYPYSIIDTAHWLPLIRKDKNKFGFTYQSLFGNVSKEKLPQQKAKDEKMMYEFLLLSCDFDREVAKACGLYFADNDFVSGQTYTYVLKNYTGPKNLKKFKEIEINTATLSAKKEMSQVSHKTKYNKMELNWDVKALQEFYSGFYVERSEDNIHYQFVHQQPLVFMGEENKQKKKLIFYRDTMPVLNKQYTYRVRGLNYFGEFSAPSNLINTIASQPIQSFPLFDSVEVLGNKDVYLKWRMDDTAETKFIQKFILTKCKTESGKYNTVAELANALNYRDTALKHSYYYKVFALTQAGDTLSSFSKLVVITDSIPPDVPKGLNGKCDRDGNITLQWLKPKDENLLGYKIFRVNALNEEPVQINSHFISDTVFNEKLALDNLSHFAYYAIAATDSNYNTSQLSPFIKIKKTDTIAPVKPILLGVSAKLNGVKLKYSVAQEEEILKHGVYRRTKNKKFEWIAALNSADTLNYMLDTTAVNGTMYGYVIKSKDESNNESVSNELFIFYESGFRPKIKDFNAEVDRKQKHILLSWNYEAKEIEKFIIYRQQKGKDIEILKTLEGKERTYKDQSPQMGNIYSFRIKAVMLNGTESLLSDVLVREY; this comes from the coding sequence ATGAGATTATTTTGTTTGTATATTTTTTTATTTTCTTTAACCTTTTCAATATTTGCTCAAAATTTTGAAGTCCGTTTTTTTGTTAAAAAGGACAGTGTTTTATTTCGTTTGCTACCAAATTCTAAAGCCGATTTGGATAAATACACCGAGTGGCCAATTCAAATTTCTCGTATAGATAAAAACGGAAACGAGAAGATTTTGCTCGATAAATTTTATCCGTATTCCATTATCGATACGGCGCATTGGCTTCCTCTCATTAGAAAAGATAAAAATAAATTCGGCTTTACTTATCAAAGTTTATTCGGAAATGTAAGTAAAGAAAAATTACCGCAGCAAAAAGCAAAAGACGAAAAAATGATGTATGAATTTTTATTGTTATCCTGCGATTTTGATAGAGAAGTTGCAAAAGCTTGCGGATTGTATTTTGCAGATAATGATTTTGTTTCGGGACAAACGTATACCTATGTGTTAAAGAATTATACCGGACCAAAAAATTTAAAAAAATTTAAGGAGATTGAGATTAATACTGCAACATTAAGTGCGAAAAAAGAAATGAGTCAGGTTTCGCACAAAACAAAGTACAACAAAATGGAATTGAATTGGGATGTGAAAGCCTTACAAGAATTTTATTCGGGATTTTATGTAGAACGAAGTGAAGATAACATACATTATCAATTTGTACATCAACAACCTTTAGTATTTATGGGTGAAGAAAATAAACAGAAAAAGAAATTAATATTTTATAGAGATACAATGCCTGTACTAAATAAACAATACACGTACCGAGTAAGAGGCTTAAATTATTTCGGAGAATTTTCTGCTCCTTCTAATTTAATTAATACTATCGCCAGTCAGCCTATTCAATCTTTTCCGCTTTTTGATAGTGTAGAAGTTCTGGGCAATAAAGATGTTTATTTGAAGTGGAGAATGGATGATACAGCTGAAACAAAATTTATTCAAAAGTTCATCCTCACAAAATGTAAAACCGAGTCGGGGAAATATAATACGGTAGCTGAACTTGCAAATGCTTTAAATTATCGCGATACAGCTTTAAAACATTCTTATTATTATAAAGTTTTTGCACTTACGCAGGCCGGCGATACTTTATCTTCCTTTTCTAAATTAGTTGTGATTACTGATTCTATTCCTCCTGATGTACCTAAAGGACTAAATGGCAAATGTGATAGAGATGGAAATATTACTTTACAATGGTTGAAGCCCAAGGATGAGAATTTGCTCGGTTATAAAATTTTCAGAGTAAATGCACTAAACGAAGAGCCCGTTCAAATTAACAGCCATTTTATTAGTGATACTGTGTTTAATGAGAAACTCGCCTTAGATAATTTATCACATTTTGCTTATTATGCTATTGCTGCAACCGATAGTAATTACAATACTTCGCAATTAAGTCCTTTTATCAAAATTAAAAAAACAGATACCATTGCGCCGGTGAAGCCAATCTTGCTGGGAGTGTCTGCTAAACTCAATGGAGTAAAACTAAAATACAGTGTTGCACAAGAAGAAGAAATATTAAAGCATGGAGTTTATCGAAGAACAAAAAATAAAAAATTTGAATGGATAGCTGCACTTAATTCAGCAGATACCTTAAATTACATGCTAGATACAACAGCTGTTAATGGCACCATGTATGGTTATGTTATTAAATCAAAAGATGAAAGTAATAACGAGTCGGTTTCCAATGAATTATTTATTTTTTACGAAAGCGGATTCAGGCCTAAAATAAAAGATTTTAACGCCGAGGTAGACCGCAAACAAAAGCACATTTTATTAAGTTGGAATTACGAGGCCAAAGAAATAGAAAAATTCATTATTTACCGTCAACAGAAAGGAAAAGACATAGAAATATTAAAAACCCTTGAAGGTAAAGAAAGAACATACAAAGATCAAAGCCCTCAGATGGGAAATATTTATTCTTTCCGAATAAAAGCCGTAATGTTAAACGGTACAGAAAGTTTATTGAGTGATGTTTTGGTAAGGGAGTATTAG
- a CDS encoding tetratricopeptide repeat protein, with translation MLSFSALHQELDNSLKDLPESKIKFWKYVELIVNYCDTLGDKIHDLQKDALALSRKLNFKEGEFLCNYITQYQLLLSTGSVNEKVILNNEALIQELKNDENALTVALNLNAYVHWFKGEYETAFKTLFKIFQLNLKNENNFIAWVYYALAIFYVDTKDIPSARENLANAKQLFEKEQCDYGIARVNNAQATNEIHLKNLQLALEHLRISEAIYRKLSHYTGLSRTLNDLGLVEKQKGNTIESLGYLKESLNYRKQLNHIQGLITTYTELGEIYLNTEKYEEALNSFNEALQLIGKNGSKQKKIRLLKLLYVLNKKKNNLQEALSYFEQYFEEQNSLLSDETSTNIKRMITSFEKEKSDKIAEIERTKNLELKEANTLIEHKNKEILDSIYYAQRIQMVQIPTEKAIAQMLNKVRKL, from the coding sequence ATGCTAAGTTTTAGTGCGCTCCACCAGGAGTTAGATAATTCTTTGAAAGACCTACCGGAGTCTAAAATTAAATTTTGGAAATATGTGGAACTAATTGTGAATTATTGCGATACTCTGGGAGATAAGATTCATGATCTGCAAAAGGATGCCCTGGCACTCAGCCGTAAACTAAATTTTAAAGAAGGGGAGTTTTTGTGCAATTACATCACGCAATATCAATTATTACTTTCAACAGGCTCGGTGAATGAGAAAGTGATTTTAAATAACGAAGCACTCATTCAAGAATTAAAAAATGATGAAAATGCTTTAACCGTAGCCTTAAATTTAAATGCTTATGTACATTGGTTTAAAGGAGAATACGAAACGGCCTTTAAAACCTTATTCAAAATTTTCCAACTCAATTTAAAAAATGAAAATAATTTTATAGCTTGGGTGTATTATGCCCTGGCAATTTTTTATGTAGACACGAAGGATATACCCAGTGCCAGAGAAAATTTAGCCAATGCCAAACAGTTGTTTGAAAAAGAACAATGCGATTATGGTATTGCCCGTGTAAATAATGCACAAGCCACTAATGAAATTCATTTAAAAAATTTACAACTGGCTCTTGAACATTTAAGGATATCCGAAGCCATTTACCGAAAATTATCGCATTATACCGGCTTAAGCCGAACCTTAAATGACTTGGGGCTGGTTGAAAAACAAAAGGGAAATACAATCGAGTCTTTGGGGTATTTGAAAGAGAGTTTAAATTATCGCAAACAATTAAATCATATTCAGGGATTAATAACTACCTATACGGAGTTGGGCGAAATTTATTTAAACACAGAAAAATACGAAGAAGCGCTTAATTCATTTAATGAAGCCCTGCAATTAATTGGCAAAAACGGATCTAAACAAAAAAAAATAAGGCTACTTAAGTTGTTGTATGTTTTAAATAAAAAGAAAAATAATTTGCAAGAGGCTTTAAGTTATTTTGAGCAATATTTTGAGGAACAAAATTCACTTTTAAGTGATGAAACAAGCACCAATATTAAACGCATGATCACCAGTTTCGAAAAGGAAAAATCTGATAAAATTGCCGAAATCGAAAGAACTAAAAATTTGGAACTGAAAGAAGCAAATACCTTAATTGAACATAAAAACAAGGAAATATTAGACAGCATTTACTATGCCCAGCGCATTCAAATGGTACAAATACCCACCGAAAAGGCCATTGCACAAATGCTAAATAAAGTAAGAAAATTATAA
- a CDS encoding DUF1987 domain-containing protein yields MENYSLEASPKTPEIKFDLKQGSLQIKGWSVPENALEFYIPLMDALDKYADIAKPTTKVNIELEYFNTSTSKSIMGVLKKLERIHNGGSEVTVNWHYDKDDEDMLQAMEDYKQVVNIPIQGIVIPDKN; encoded by the coding sequence ATGGAAAATTATAGTTTAGAAGCATCCCCAAAAACACCTGAAATTAAATTCGATTTAAAGCAAGGTTCTCTGCAAATTAAAGGTTGGTCGGTGCCCGAAAATGCATTGGAATTTTATATCCCTTTAATGGATGCCTTAGATAAGTACGCCGATATAGCTAAGCCTACAACAAAAGTGAATATAGAATTGGAGTATTTCAATACCAGCACTTCAAAATCTATAATGGGCGTTTTAAAAAAACTCGAAAGAATTCACAATGGCGGAAGTGAGGTAACCGTTAACTGGCATTATGATAAAGATGATGAAGATATGCTTCAGGCTATGGAAGACTATAAGCAAGTTGTAAATATCCCTATCCAGGGTATTGTAATACCGGATAAGAATTAA